A single window of Nyctibius grandis isolate bNycGra1 chromosome Z, bNycGra1.pri, whole genome shotgun sequence DNA harbors:
- the MED18 gene encoding mediator of RNA polymerase II transcription subunit 18, whose amino-acid sequence MEAPPVTMMPVTGGTINMMEYLLQGSVLDQSLESLLHRLRGLCDNMEPETFLDHEMVFLLKGQQASPFVLRARQSMDKSGMPWHLRYLGQPEIGDKNRHALVRNCVDIATSDNLTDFLVEMGFRMDHEFVAKGHVFRKGIMKIVVYKIFRILMPGNTESIEPLSLSYLVELNVVAPAGQDIVSDDMRNFAEQLKPLVHLEKIDPKRLM is encoded by the exons ATGGAGGCGCCCCCCGTCACTATGATGCCCGTCACGGGCGGCACCATCAACATGATGGAGTACCTGCTGCAAG GAAGCGTGTTGGACCAGAGCCTGGAGAGCCTGCTGCACCGCCTGCGCGGGCTGTGCGACAACATGGAGCCGGAGACCTTTCTAGACCACGAGATGGTGTTCCTGCTGAAAGGGCAGCAGGCCAGCCCCTTCGTGCTGCGGGCCCGGCAGTCCATGGACAAAAGTGGGATGCCCTGGCATTTGCGCTACCTCGGCCAGCCAGAAATAGGCGACAAGAACCGCCACGCGCTAGTGCGCAACTGCGTAGACATTGCTACTTCGGACAACCTGACGGACTTCCTGGTGGAGATGGGCTTCCGCATGGACCACGAGTTTGTGGCCAAAGGGCATGTGTTCCGCAAGGGCATCATGAAGATCGTGGTGTACAAGATCTTCCGCATCCTAATGCCAGGAAACACAGAGAGCATTGAGCCGCTCTCGCTCTCCTACCTGGTGGAGCTCAACGTGGTAGCACCAGCAGGACAGGACATCGTTTCTGATGACATGAGGAACTTTGCTGAGCAACTGAAGCCTCTAGTGCACCTGGAAAAAATTGACCCCAAAAGGCTAATGTGA
- the HMGCR gene encoding 3-hydroxy-3-methylglutaryl-Coenzyme A reductase isoform X2, translating to MLSRLFRMHGLFVASHPWEVIVGTVTLTICMMSMKMFTGNDKICGWNYECPKLEEDVLSSDIIILTITRCIAILYIYFQFQNLRQLGSKYILGIAGLFTIFSSFVFSTVVIHFLDKELTGLNEALPFFLLLIDLSRASALAKFALSSNSQDEVRENISRGMAILGPTFTLDAIVECLVIGVGTMSGVRQLEIMCCFGCMSVLANYFVFMTFFPACVSLVLELSRESREGRPIWQLSHFARVLEEEENKPNPVTQRVKMIMSLGLVLVHAHSRWIAEPAAQNSTVENSVGLDESAPKRIEPNVSLWQFYLSRMASMDIEQVITLGLALLLAVKYIFFEQAETESTLSLKNPITSPVMVQKKVPENCCRKQSGLLKNNQKSNTVEEALVPKDGSAEVIKPVLAESSTKATFVVGSCNPVEISSFLNGKEEEIELPKEPRSIEECVHILGNAEKGAKFLTDAEVISLVNAKHIPAYKLETLMETQERGVSIRRQMLSKKLPEPSSLQYLPYRNYNYSLVMGACCENVIGYMPIPVGVAGPLFLDNKEFQVPMATTEGCLVASTNRGCRAICLGGGASSRILADGMTRGPVVRLPTACQAAEVKVWLESPEGFKIMKEAFDSTSRFARLQKLLISLAGRNLYIRFQSGTGDAMGMNMISKGTEKALARLNEEFTDLQVIAISGNYCTDKKPAAINWIEGRGKSVVCEAVIPAKIVREVLKTTTEDIVEVNINKNLVGSAMAGSIGGYNAHAANIVTAIYIACGQDAAQNVGSSNCITLMERTGSTNEDLYISCTMPSIEIGTVGGGTNLLPQQACLQMLGVQGASQDNPGENARQLAKIVCATVMAGELSLMAALAAGHLVKSHMIHNRSKINLQDLQGTCSEKAA from the exons ATGCTGTCCAGACTGTTTCGAATGCATGGCCTTTTTGTAGCCTCTCATCCATGGGAAGTCATTGTGGGAACAGTGACTCTCACCATCTGTATGATGTCCATGAAGATGTTCACTGGGAATGATAAGATCTGTGGCTGGAATTATGAGTGCCCCAAACTTGAAGAA GATGTTCTGAGCAGTGACATCATCATCCTGACAATCACACGCTGTATAGCAATcctttatatatatttccaaTTTCAGAACCTGAGGCAGCTTGggtcaaaatacattttag gtattgcTGGCCTCTTCACAATCTTCTCAAGTTTTGTTTTTAGTACAGTGGTAATTCACTTCTTGGATAAAGAACTGACAGGTTTAAA tgaagctTTACCATTCTTCCTGCTTCTGATTGATCTGTCAAGAGCGAGTGCATTAGCCAAATTTGCTCTCAGTTCCAACTCACAG gatgaagtaagagaaaatatttctcgTGGAATGGCGATTTTAGGCCCTACGTTTACACTGGATGCAATTGTGGAGTGTCTTGTGATTGGTGTTGGTACTATGTCAG GTGTACGACAACTTGAAATTATGTGCTGCTTTGGCTGTATGTCTGTCCTTGCCAACTACTTTGTCTTCATGACCTTCTTTCCAGCTTGTGTGTCCTTGGTATTAGAG ctttctCGAGAGAGTCGTGAAGGGCGCCCTATATGGCAGCTTAGCCATTTTGCTCGTGTtctggaagaagaagaaaataaaccaaatccTGTAACGCAGAGGGTTAAAATGATTATG TCGCTGGGTTTGGTACTTGTTCACGCTCACAGTCGTTGGATAGCAGAACCAGCTGCTCAGAACAGTACTGTAGAAAATTCAGTGGGATTGGATGAGAGTGCACCAAAGAGAATTGAACCTAATGTTTCATTATGGCAGTTCTACCTTTCTCG AATGGCCAGTATGGATATTGAACAAGTCATCACTCTTGGATTAGCCCTTCTCCTTGctgtcaaatatattttctttgagCAAGCAGAGACTGAGTCCACACTCTCACTGAAGAATCCCATAACATCTCCAGTGATGGTCCAGAAAAAGGTCCCTGAGAATTGTTGCAGGAAGCAATCTGGacttctgaaaaacaatcaGAAATCTAACACAGTAGAAGAAGCTTTAGTTCCCAAAGATGGAAGTG CGGAAGTCATAAAACCTGTATTAGCAGAGTCATCAACCAAGGCTACATTTGTAGTTGGCAGTTGCAACCCTGTggaaatttcttcatttcttaatggaaaagaggaagaaattgaGTTACCTAAAGAACCACGTTCTATTGAGGAATGTGTTCATATACTTGGAAATGCAGAG AAAGGAGCAAAATTCCTTACTGATGCTGAGGTTATCAGCTTAGTTAATGCTAAGCATATTCCTGCATACAAACTGGAAACCCTGATGGAAACTCAAGAGCGAGGTGTGTCCATTCGCAGACAGATGTTATCTAAGAAACTCCCTGAACCTTCATCTTTGCAGTATCTTCCTTATAGGAATTACAATTATTCTTTG GTTATGGGAGCTTGCTGTGAAAACGTGATTGGATATATGCCTATTCCTGTAGGCGTCGCAGGACCACTATTTTTGGATAACAAAGAGTTTCAGGTGCCAATGGCAACAACAGAAGGATGTCTTGTAGCAAGCACAAACAGAGGATGTAGAGCAATATGT cttggtggAGGTGCAAGTAGCCGCATTCTGGCAGATGGGATGACTCGAGGACCTGTTGTAAGGCTGCCCACTGCTTGCCAGGCTGCAGAAGTGAAAGTTTGGCTTGAAAGCCCTGAAGGctttaaaataatgaaggaaGCTTTTGACAGCACGAGTAG GTTTGCCCGCCTACAAAAACTTCTCATTAGTTTGGCTGGTCGTAACCTTTATATCCGTTTTCAGTCTGGAACAGGGGATGCGATGGGAATGAACATGATTTCAAAA GGTACTGAAAAAGCACTGGCAAGGTTGAATGAAGAGTTTACTGATCTACAGGTTATAGCTATTAGTGGTAACTATTGTACAGACAAAAAACCTGCTGCTATAAACTGGAtagaaggaagagggaagtCTGTTGTCTGCGAAGCAGTCATTCCAGCCAAGATTGTTAGAGAA GTATTGAAGACAACTACGGAAGATATAGTTGAAGtcaatataaacaaaaatttgGTGGGTTCTGCGATGGCTGGTAGCATAGGTGGCTACAATGCACATGCAGCAAACATTGTGACAGCTATCTACATTGCCTGTGGTCAG GATGCTGCACAGAATGTGGGCAGCTCTAATTGCATCACTTTGATGGAGCGAACTGGTTCCACCAACGAAGACCTGTACATCAGCTGCACAATGCCTTCTATAGAAATAGGAACCGTTGGCGGAGGCACCAACTTGCTCCCACAGCAGGCCTGTCTGCAG atgTTAGGGGTTCAAGGTGCTAGCCAAGATAACCCTGGTGAAAATGCCCGTCAGCTTGCTAAAATTGTTTGTGCTACAGTGATGGCAGGGGAATTATCACTAATGGCAGCTCTTGCAGCTGGGCATCTAGTCAAAAGCCACATGATCCACAACag GTCAAAAATAAATCTACAAGATCTTCAAGGAACCTGCAGTGAGAAGGCGGCTTGA
- the HMGCR gene encoding 3-hydroxy-3-methylglutaryl-Coenzyme A reductase isoform X1: MYLRWRRSCFECDQLESLKNIEQKVEKTQSEEDNIAISAVEVQHYQQWFAKYRKTVLKMLSRLFRMHGLFVASHPWEVIVGTVTLTICMMSMKMFTGNDKICGWNYECPKLEEDVLSSDIIILTITRCIAILYIYFQFQNLRQLGSKYILGIAGLFTIFSSFVFSTVVIHFLDKELTGLNEALPFFLLLIDLSRASALAKFALSSNSQDEVRENISRGMAILGPTFTLDAIVECLVIGVGTMSGVRQLEIMCCFGCMSVLANYFVFMTFFPACVSLVLELSRESREGRPIWQLSHFARVLEEEENKPNPVTQRVKMIMSLGLVLVHAHSRWIAEPAAQNSTVENSVGLDESAPKRIEPNVSLWQFYLSRMASMDIEQVITLGLALLLAVKYIFFEQAETESTLSLKNPITSPVMVQKKVPENCCRKQSGLLKNNQKSNTVEEALVPKDGSAEVIKPVLAESSTKATFVVGSCNPVEISSFLNGKEEEIELPKEPRSIEECVHILGNAEKGAKFLTDAEVISLVNAKHIPAYKLETLMETQERGVSIRRQMLSKKLPEPSSLQYLPYRNYNYSLVMGACCENVIGYMPIPVGVAGPLFLDNKEFQVPMATTEGCLVASTNRGCRAICLGGGASSRILADGMTRGPVVRLPTACQAAEVKVWLESPEGFKIMKEAFDSTSRFARLQKLLISLAGRNLYIRFQSGTGDAMGMNMISKGTEKALARLNEEFTDLQVIAISGNYCTDKKPAAINWIEGRGKSVVCEAVIPAKIVREVLKTTTEDIVEVNINKNLVGSAMAGSIGGYNAHAANIVTAIYIACGQDAAQNVGSSNCITLMERTGSTNEDLYISCTMPSIEIGTVGGGTNLLPQQACLQMLGVQGASQDNPGENARQLAKIVCATVMAGELSLMAALAAGHLVKSHMIHNRSKINLQDLQGTCSEKAA; this comes from the exons ATGTACTTGAGATGGAGAAGGAGCTGTTTTGAATGTGATCAGCTTGAATCACTGAAGAATATTGAGCAGAAAGTAGAGAAGACACAGTCAGAGGAAGACAACATTGCAATTTCTGCTGTTGAAGTTCAGCATTACCAACAATG GTTCGCTAAGTATAGAAAAACAGTCTTGAAAATGCTGTCCAGACTGTTTCGAATGCATGGCCTTTTTGTAGCCTCTCATCCATGGGAAGTCATTGTGGGAACAGTGACTCTCACCATCTGTATGATGTCCATGAAGATGTTCACTGGGAATGATAAGATCTGTGGCTGGAATTATGAGTGCCCCAAACTTGAAGAA GATGTTCTGAGCAGTGACATCATCATCCTGACAATCACACGCTGTATAGCAATcctttatatatatttccaaTTTCAGAACCTGAGGCAGCTTGggtcaaaatacattttag gtattgcTGGCCTCTTCACAATCTTCTCAAGTTTTGTTTTTAGTACAGTGGTAATTCACTTCTTGGATAAAGAACTGACAGGTTTAAA tgaagctTTACCATTCTTCCTGCTTCTGATTGATCTGTCAAGAGCGAGTGCATTAGCCAAATTTGCTCTCAGTTCCAACTCACAG gatgaagtaagagaaaatatttctcgTGGAATGGCGATTTTAGGCCCTACGTTTACACTGGATGCAATTGTGGAGTGTCTTGTGATTGGTGTTGGTACTATGTCAG GTGTACGACAACTTGAAATTATGTGCTGCTTTGGCTGTATGTCTGTCCTTGCCAACTACTTTGTCTTCATGACCTTCTTTCCAGCTTGTGTGTCCTTGGTATTAGAG ctttctCGAGAGAGTCGTGAAGGGCGCCCTATATGGCAGCTTAGCCATTTTGCTCGTGTtctggaagaagaagaaaataaaccaaatccTGTAACGCAGAGGGTTAAAATGATTATG TCGCTGGGTTTGGTACTTGTTCACGCTCACAGTCGTTGGATAGCAGAACCAGCTGCTCAGAACAGTACTGTAGAAAATTCAGTGGGATTGGATGAGAGTGCACCAAAGAGAATTGAACCTAATGTTTCATTATGGCAGTTCTACCTTTCTCG AATGGCCAGTATGGATATTGAACAAGTCATCACTCTTGGATTAGCCCTTCTCCTTGctgtcaaatatattttctttgagCAAGCAGAGACTGAGTCCACACTCTCACTGAAGAATCCCATAACATCTCCAGTGATGGTCCAGAAAAAGGTCCCTGAGAATTGTTGCAGGAAGCAATCTGGacttctgaaaaacaatcaGAAATCTAACACAGTAGAAGAAGCTTTAGTTCCCAAAGATGGAAGTG CGGAAGTCATAAAACCTGTATTAGCAGAGTCATCAACCAAGGCTACATTTGTAGTTGGCAGTTGCAACCCTGTggaaatttcttcatttcttaatggaaaagaggaagaaattgaGTTACCTAAAGAACCACGTTCTATTGAGGAATGTGTTCATATACTTGGAAATGCAGAG AAAGGAGCAAAATTCCTTACTGATGCTGAGGTTATCAGCTTAGTTAATGCTAAGCATATTCCTGCATACAAACTGGAAACCCTGATGGAAACTCAAGAGCGAGGTGTGTCCATTCGCAGACAGATGTTATCTAAGAAACTCCCTGAACCTTCATCTTTGCAGTATCTTCCTTATAGGAATTACAATTATTCTTTG GTTATGGGAGCTTGCTGTGAAAACGTGATTGGATATATGCCTATTCCTGTAGGCGTCGCAGGACCACTATTTTTGGATAACAAAGAGTTTCAGGTGCCAATGGCAACAACAGAAGGATGTCTTGTAGCAAGCACAAACAGAGGATGTAGAGCAATATGT cttggtggAGGTGCAAGTAGCCGCATTCTGGCAGATGGGATGACTCGAGGACCTGTTGTAAGGCTGCCCACTGCTTGCCAGGCTGCAGAAGTGAAAGTTTGGCTTGAAAGCCCTGAAGGctttaaaataatgaaggaaGCTTTTGACAGCACGAGTAG GTTTGCCCGCCTACAAAAACTTCTCATTAGTTTGGCTGGTCGTAACCTTTATATCCGTTTTCAGTCTGGAACAGGGGATGCGATGGGAATGAACATGATTTCAAAA GGTACTGAAAAAGCACTGGCAAGGTTGAATGAAGAGTTTACTGATCTACAGGTTATAGCTATTAGTGGTAACTATTGTACAGACAAAAAACCTGCTGCTATAAACTGGAtagaaggaagagggaagtCTGTTGTCTGCGAAGCAGTCATTCCAGCCAAGATTGTTAGAGAA GTATTGAAGACAACTACGGAAGATATAGTTGAAGtcaatataaacaaaaatttgGTGGGTTCTGCGATGGCTGGTAGCATAGGTGGCTACAATGCACATGCAGCAAACATTGTGACAGCTATCTACATTGCCTGTGGTCAG GATGCTGCACAGAATGTGGGCAGCTCTAATTGCATCACTTTGATGGAGCGAACTGGTTCCACCAACGAAGACCTGTACATCAGCTGCACAATGCCTTCTATAGAAATAGGAACCGTTGGCGGAGGCACCAACTTGCTCCCACAGCAGGCCTGTCTGCAG atgTTAGGGGTTCAAGGTGCTAGCCAAGATAACCCTGGTGAAAATGCCCGTCAGCTTGCTAAAATTGTTTGTGCTACAGTGATGGCAGGGGAATTATCACTAATGGCAGCTCTTGCAGCTGGGCATCTAGTCAAAAGCCACATGATCCACAACag GTCAAAAATAAATCTACAAGATCTTCAAGGAACCTGCAGTGAGAAGGCGGCTTGA